In the genome of Pseudomonadota bacterium, one region contains:
- the lexA gene encoding transcriptional repressor LexA, with product MRNLLTPKQQRVLEYLMAEITGRGFAPSLRETAAALGISHAAVGQYIKTLEQKGCIRREGRYGREITVLAGGEGVTTGQLKRQRFREVPIVGRVAAGLPLYAQQEWDGSVIVDGDIYRGDNLFALRVQGDSMKDAGILPGDLVLCEPRQYAENGEIVVALIEHEETTVKRFFLHPDHIELRPESAQHQPLLYNFGEVLIQGKVIGLQRGPVNPIL from the coding sequence ATGCGTAACCTGCTGACGCCAAAGCAACAGCGCGTTCTTGAATACCTGATGGCGGAAATTACCGGCCGGGGCTTTGCCCCCAGCTTACGGGAAACGGCGGCGGCATTGGGGATCAGCCATGCCGCAGTCGGCCAATATATAAAAACCCTGGAACAAAAGGGATGCATTCGCCGGGAGGGACGTTATGGCCGGGAAATCACGGTGCTTGCCGGGGGGGAAGGTGTCACCACGGGACAATTGAAACGCCAGCGTTTCCGGGAGGTGCCGATCGTCGGCAGGGTTGCCGCCGGCCTGCCCTTATATGCACAGCAGGAATGGGACGGCTCGGTCATTGTCGATGGCGATATCTACCGGGGAGACAATCTCTTTGCTCTGCGGGTCCAGGGTGACTCCATGAAAGATGCCGGGATTCTGCCGGGGGATCTGGTCCTCTGCGAACCCCGGCAATATGCCGAAAACGGCGAAATCGTGGTGGCGCTGATCGAGCATGAGGAAACCACCGTGAAACGATTTTTCCTGCATCCGGACCATATTGAATTGCGACCTGAAAGCGCTCAACACCAGCCATTACTGTACAATTTCGGCGAGGTACTGATCCAGGGGAAGGTCATCGGCCTCCAACGTGGTCCGGTGAATCCCATTTTGTGA
- a CDS encoding NCS2 family permease, translated as MNSITGFFELEQHKTTVGREFVGGLTTFLTMAYIIFVNPAILSAAGMDKPALITATCLAGFFGTLLIGLWGRVPFAMAPGMGLNAFFTYTLVLGQGLSWQTALGVVFVSGVLFLVLTVVGIREKIVNAIPAGLRIAAAAGIGLFITFIGMKNLGLIVASKPTLVAMGELTRPVLLGLFGLTVIAVMEVKKVRGAILLGILATALLGIVFGEVRMVGSLVSTPPSLAPLFFKLDILASLKWGLAGAIFSFMFVDLFDSIGTIVACSYESGHVEPDGTIRNIDRMLEADAIATIAGALIGTSTTTTYIESASGIADGARTGLASVCTAGFFLLALFFAPLIGAVPSFATAPALIVVGVFMFRSIKEIDFADFRMALPAFLTIVLMPLTFSIATGLTVGFLSYVVISALSGRAKEVSPVMWLIGLLSLVNLLITSSN; from the coding sequence ATGAACTCCATCACCGGATTTTTCGAACTCGAACAGCATAAAACCACGGTCGGCCGGGAATTTGTCGGGGGGTTGACCACCTTTCTGACCATGGCCTATATCATCTTCGTCAATCCGGCCATTTTAAGCGCCGCCGGGATGGACAAGCCGGCCCTGATCACCGCCACCTGCCTGGCCGGATTTTTCGGCACCCTGCTGATCGGGCTCTGGGGCAGGGTCCCTTTTGCGATGGCCCCCGGGATGGGACTGAACGCCTTTTTTACCTATACCCTGGTCCTCGGCCAGGGACTGAGCTGGCAGACCGCGCTCGGGGTGGTCTTTGTTTCCGGGGTGCTGTTCCTGGTCCTGACCGTGGTCGGGATCCGGGAGAAGATCGTCAATGCGATTCCTGCGGGTTTACGGATTGCCGCCGCAGCCGGGATCGGGCTTTTTATCACCTTTATCGGCATGAAGAACCTGGGGCTGATCGTGGCAAGCAAGCCAACCCTGGTGGCGATGGGTGAGCTGACCCGGCCGGTGCTGCTCGGGCTTTTCGGGCTTACGGTGATTGCGGTGATGGAGGTGAAGAAGGTCCGGGGGGCGATTCTCCTCGGGATTCTCGCCACCGCCCTCCTCGGGATTGTCTTCGGCGAGGTGCGGATGGTGGGGAGCCTCGTATCGACGCCGCCGTCGCTTGCGCCGCTTTTCTTCAAGCTCGATATCCTCGCCTCGCTCAAATGGGGCCTTGCCGGGGCGATCTTCTCCTTCATGTTCGTCGATCTCTTTGATTCCATCGGCACCATTGTCGCCTGTTCGTATGAGTCGGGTCACGTGGAGCCGGACGGCACCATCCGGAATATCGACCGGATGCTCGAGGCAGACGCAATCGCCACCATCGCAGGCGCGCTCATCGGTACCAGCACCACAACCACCTATATCGAATCGGCCTCGGGAATCGCCGATGGCGCCCGGACCGGACTCGCCTCGGTCTGCACCGCCGGGTTCTTCCTCCTCGCCCTTTTCTTCGCCCCGCTGATCGGCGCCGTGCCCTCCTTTGCCACGGCCCCGGCCCTGATCGTGGTCGGGGTGTTCATGTTCAGGAGTATCAAAGAGATCGATTTTGCCGATTTCCGGATGGCCCTGCCAGCCTTTCTGACCATCGTCCTGATGCCGCTCACCTTCAGCATCGCCACCGGGCTTACCGTAGGCTTCCTCTCCTATGTGGTGATCTCCGCACTGAGCGGCAGGGCAAAAGAGGTCTCCCCGGTCATGTGGCTGATCGGCCTGCTCTCGCTCGTCAACCTGCTGATTACCAGCAGCAATTGA
- a CDS encoding integron integrase codes for MVSRNKYQVWQLEQVNDSFRLLFEVCLKLPWASPWPVRLDDSAKASDSLKKIFPGSDAPNKFKDTTNYNGVALRCPGLLDKTRTVLRTLHYAYKTEKTYLEWICRYINFINLKEPDSAGPEEVNRYLEYLATRREVAGNTQRQALNALVFLYDKVLEKPLGEIGAYAKPKKPQRLPVVFTKDEVDQVLEAIEGTVGLMAGLLYGSGLRLTECIRLRVKDIDFERQQLLVRGKGDKDRVTVLPERSQEPLREHLQRVKELHDADLKNGHGEVYLPTALARKYPNDLTAWGWQYVFPSANLSIDPRGGKVRRHHVNDTTLQKAVKRAVRENGLTRQGSCHTLRHSFATHLLEDGYDIRTVQELLGHADVSTTMIYTHVLNRPGIAVKSPADRPKKAKAVLLPRKKSR; via the coding sequence ATGGTTTCTCGGAATAAATATCAGGTCTGGCAGCTGGAACAGGTTAATGATTCTTTCCGACTGCTGTTTGAAGTCTGCCTGAAATTACCTTGGGCCAGCCCCTGGCCGGTTCGTCTTGATGATTCAGCAAAAGCATCTGATTCTCTGAAAAAAATATTCCCCGGCTCTGATGCGCCAAACAAATTTAAGGATACCACAAATTATAATGGAGTTGCTTTGCGCTGCCCTGGTCTTCTTGACAAAACCAGAACCGTTTTGCGAACCTTGCATTATGCCTATAAAACCGAAAAGACATACCTGGAGTGGATCTGCCGATACATAAATTTCATTAATTTAAAAGAGCCGGATTCCGCAGGCCCAGAGGAAGTTAACAGATATCTTGAATATCTGGCCACCCGGCGAGAGGTGGCCGGGAACACTCAACGACAGGCTCTTAACGCCCTCGTATTTCTTTATGACAAAGTCCTCGAAAAGCCACTTGGGGAAATTGGGGCCTATGCAAAACCCAAAAAGCCACAACGGCTGCCGGTGGTCTTTACCAAGGACGAAGTAGACCAGGTGCTGGAGGCAATCGAAGGCACTGTCGGCCTGATGGCCGGTCTATTATACGGGAGTGGGTTGCGACTTACTGAGTGTATTCGTTTGCGGGTCAAGGATATTGATTTTGAACGCCAACAGCTTCTGGTTCGAGGCAAGGGTGACAAGGACAGAGTCACGGTCTTGCCAGAGCGTTCCCAGGAACCTCTCCGGGAACATCTGCAGCGGGTCAAGGAACTACACGATGCGGACCTGAAAAATGGTCATGGAGAAGTGTATCTTCCCACGGCCCTCGCAAGGAAATATCCGAATGATCTCACGGCCTGGGGCTGGCAATACGTCTTCCCTTCGGCCAATCTTTCCATTGATCCAAGAGGAGGCAAAGTGCGCAGGCATCATGTCAACGACACCACCTTGCAGAAAGCCGTGAAACGGGCGGTGCGGGAAAACGGTCTGACTAGACAGGGAAGCTGTCATACTCTGCGCCACTCGTTCGCAACCCATCTCCTGGAAGACGGTTATGATATCCGCACCGTCCAAGAGCTACTCGGCCACGCCGATGTCTCAACCACCATGATTTACACCCACGTACTCAATCGACCGGGCATTGCGGTGAAAAGCCCGGCCGACCGACCGAAGAAAGCAAAGGCAGTTCTTTTGCCCCGAAAAAAATCTCGATAG